Proteins encoded in a region of the Sulfurimonas marina genome:
- a CDS encoding phosphoribosyltransferase family protein, translating to MMCERFSYTHICKLCQENFLQPSLYKRTLHNNIELISFYKYDEIKKLLHTKHTDVGYHIYNILAKHSFAKFAEEFHTKENYISLAIDDKITSGYSHTAILNKHLSSYNIKPLFNKIRAKNKVSYSGKSKAFRENNPRDFQLKNFQGENVILVDDIVTTGLTMKQAIDIIGQNKVALALSLVDISQGQKL from the coding sequence ATGATGTGTGAGAGATTCTCTTACACTCATATCTGCAAGTTGTGTCAAGAAAACTTTCTTCAACCATCCCTCTACAAAAGAACACTTCACAATAACATCGAGCTCATCTCTTTTTATAAATACGATGAGATCAAAAAACTGCTTCATACAAAACATACAGATGTGGGTTATCATATTTACAATATCTTAGCCAAACACTCATTTGCTAAATTTGCCGAAGAGTTTCATACAAAAGAGAACTATATATCTCTTGCAATCGATGACAAGATTACAAGTGGATATTCACATACGGCTATACTCAACAAACACCTCAGCTCTTACAACATCAAACCTCTTTTTAATAAGATAAGAGCAAAAAACAAAGTCTCCTACTCCGGAAAATCAAAAGCTTTTAGAGAGAACAATCCCAGAGATTTTCAACTGAAAAACTTTCAAGGTGAGAACGTTATTTTGGTAGATGATATCGTAACAACTGGTCTTACAATGAAACAGGCAATCGATATTATTGGCCAGAACAAAGTCGCTCTAGCCCTTAGTCTTGTGGATATCAGCCAAGGTCAAAAACTCTAG
- the dnaK gene encoding molecular chaperone DnaK, with protein MSKVIGIDLGTTNSCVAVYEGGEAKVIPNAEGKNTTPSVVAFTDKGEVLVGDPAKRQAITNPEKTISSVKRIMGLMMNEENAKKAHDKVTYKIVDKDGMAAVDVAGKVYTPQEISAKILTKLKEDAEAYLGEKVTDAVITVPAYFNDAQRKATKDAGTIAGLNVLRIINEPTASALAYGLDSKNDENVLVYDLGGGTFDVTTLEISDGTFEVLSTDGNAFLGGDDFDNKIVDFLNDEFKNSHGIDLKNDKMALQRLKDAAENAKKELSSATETEINLPFITMTEAGPQHLVVKLTRAKFEGMIDVLVKETMDHITTAMKDADLDKGEIKEIIMVGGSTRVPLAQQKVSEYFGGKDLNKGVNPDEVVAAGAAIQGGVLRGDVKDVLLLDVTPLSLGIETLGGVATKVIEKGTTIPVKKSQVFSTAEDNQPAVSINVVQGEREFAKDNKSLGLFELGDIPAAPRGVPQIEVTFDIDANGILTVSSTDKGTGKSQSITISGSSGLSEEEIEKMVQDAEAHKAEDSKRKELVDTKNQADALIAQTEKTMEEMGDKLEADEKAKIVAAIDALKETLKDESATKEQIEEKVKALAEASHKMAEQMYKQEQEGAQGGADASKKKDDDDVIDAEIE; from the coding sequence ATGAGTAAAGTTATTGGTATAGATTTAGGTACAACAAACTCTTGTGTTGCAGTTTACGAAGGTGGTGAAGCAAAAGTTATCCCAAATGCAGAAGGGAAAAACACAACTCCTTCAGTTGTAGCATTCACAGATAAAGGTGAAGTATTAGTAGGTGATCCTGCAAAACGTCAAGCGATTACAAACCCTGAAAAAACTATCTCTTCTGTTAAGAGAATTATGGGTCTTATGATGAACGAAGAAAATGCTAAAAAAGCGCATGACAAAGTTACTTATAAAATCGTAGACAAAGATGGTATGGCTGCTGTTGATGTTGCTGGAAAAGTTTATACTCCTCAAGAGATCTCAGCTAAAATCCTTACTAAACTAAAAGAGGATGCTGAAGCTTACTTAGGTGAAAAAGTTACAGATGCTGTTATTACAGTTCCAGCTTACTTCAATGATGCACAAAGAAAAGCTACTAAAGATGCTGGTACTATTGCTGGTCTTAACGTTTTACGTATCATCAATGAGCCGACAGCTTCTGCACTTGCATACGGGCTTGACAGCAAAAACGATGAGAACGTTTTAGTTTACGACCTTGGTGGTGGTACATTCGACGTTACAACACTTGAAATCTCTGATGGTACTTTCGAAGTTCTTTCAACTGACGGTAATGCATTCCTTGGTGGTGATGACTTCGATAACAAGATCGTTGACTTCTTAAACGATGAGTTCAAAAACTCTCACGGTATCGATCTTAAAAATGATAAAATGGCATTACAACGTCTAAAAGATGCTGCTGAAAATGCTAAAAAAGAGTTATCTTCAGCTACTGAGACTGAGATCAACTTACCATTCATCACTATGACTGAAGCTGGTCCACAACACTTAGTTGTAAAACTGACTCGTGCTAAATTTGAAGGTATGATTGACGTTCTTGTTAAAGAGACAATGGATCACATCACAACAGCTATGAAAGATGCTGATTTAGATAAAGGTGAGATCAAAGAGATCATCATGGTTGGTGGTTCTACTCGTGTACCTTTAGCACAACAAAAAGTAAGTGAATACTTCGGTGGTAAAGACCTTAACAAAGGTGTAAACCCAGATGAAGTTGTTGCTGCTGGTGCTGCTATCCAAGGTGGTGTTTTAAGAGGAGACGTTAAAGATGTTCTTTTACTAGACGTTACTCCATTATCTCTTGGTATTGAAACGCTTGGTGGTGTTGCTACTAAAGTTATTGAAAAAGGTACAACTATTCCAGTTAAGAAATCTCAAGTTTTCTCAACTGCAGAGGACAACCAACCGGCAGTATCTATTAATGTAGTTCAAGGTGAGCGTGAGTTCGCTAAAGACAATAAATCTTTAGGTTTATTCGAACTTGGTGATATCCCGGCAGCACCTCGTGGTGTACCACAAATTGAAGTAACATTCGATATCGATGCAAATGGTATCTTAACTGTTAGTTCAACTGATAAAGGTACTGGTAAATCTCAATCAATCACAATCTCTGGTTCATCTGGATTAAGTGAAGAAGAGATCGAAAAAATGGTTCAAGATGCTGAAGCTCACAAAGCTGAAGACTCAAAAAGAAAAGAGTTAGTAGACACTAAAAACCAAGCTGACGCTTTAATCGCTCAAACTGAAAAAACTATGGAAGAGATGGGTGACAAACTTGAAGCTGATGAAAAAGCTAAAATCGTAGCTGCTATCGATGCTCTTAAAGAGACTCTAAAAGATGAAAGCGCTACTAAAGAGCAAATCGAAGAGAAAGTTAAAGCACTTGCAGAAGCTTCTCATAAAATGGCTGAGCAAATGTATAAACAAGAGCAAGAAGGTGCACAAGGTGGTGCTGATGCTTCTAAGAAAAAAGACGATGACGATGTTATCGATGCTGAGATCGAATAA
- a CDS encoding DUF4395 domain-containing protein → MGFLPEYGEKVPGYDVRVLNEREARAAAAILFVGAFIGLTNGVMLQTAVFSKYFISFFTLDFLIRILNPRYAPSLILGRFFVQNQTPEYVGAMQKRFAWGLGFIIAVPMFYYLVISFEPNPLKVLVCLICMFLLFFESAFSICIGCKMFNLFMKEKATHCPGGVCEIRVKDDVQKFNPLQKIILIFTTIAVIWGTYAYFTELKDRTIFVKKMKELFMSDEALEQMQYEQDMAEFEEEEF, encoded by the coding sequence ATGGGTTTTTTACCAGAATATGGAGAAAAAGTTCCAGGGTATGATGTAAGAGTACTTAATGAACGTGAAGCAAGAGCTGCTGCAGCGATCTTATTTGTAGGCGCATTTATTGGGCTTACAAATGGTGTAATGTTACAAACTGCAGTATTTTCAAAGTATTTCATCTCTTTTTTTACTTTAGATTTTTTAATTAGGATATTAAACCCTAGATATGCACCAAGTTTAATACTTGGTCGTTTTTTTGTACAAAATCAAACACCTGAATATGTAGGTGCCATGCAAAAAAGATTTGCTTGGGGGCTTGGATTTATCATTGCTGTTCCAATGTTTTACTATCTGGTAATCAGTTTTGAACCTAATCCTTTAAAGGTACTAGTGTGTTTAATCTGTATGTTCCTGCTTTTTTTTGAATCAGCTTTTTCGATCTGTATAGGGTGTAAAATGTTTAATCTGTTTATGAAAGAGAAAGCTACACACTGTCCGGGCGGTGTATGTGAGATAAGAGTAAAAGATGATGTACAAAAGTTTAACCCTCTACAAAAGATTATTCTAATTTTTACTACTATTGCAGTTATTTGGGGTACATACGCATATTTTACTGAATTAAAAGATCGTACTATTTTTGTAAAAAAGATGAAAGAGCTTTTTATGTCGGATGAAGCATTAGAGCAGATGCAATATGAACAAGATATGGCAGAGTTCGAAGAGGAAGAATTTTAA
- a CDS encoding redoxin domain-containing protein, with amino-acid sequence MFKKKIFHYAKEFLFVILFMSIIANILSLYKSQELNQEPLQIKSFKLIDNSNYNIDSSKPFIIHFWATWCPTCKLEASNIELLSKYYNVVTIAVNSGSDYEIHSYLKERDLDFEVVNDTNSELSKIFKIQAYPTTFIYDKNQNLVFSEVGYTSTFGLFLRMWWVDFLK; translated from the coding sequence ATGTTCAAAAAGAAAATTTTCCACTACGCAAAAGAGTTCCTGTTTGTCATTTTGTTTATGAGTATCATTGCAAATATACTAAGCTTGTATAAAAGTCAGGAATTAAATCAAGAACCTCTGCAAATAAAGAGTTTTAAACTAATAGATAATTCAAACTATAATATTGATAGTTCAAAACCTTTTATAATCCACTTTTGGGCTACCTGGTGTCCTACATGTAAACTTGAAGCTTCAAATATTGAGCTACTATCTAAATACTATAATGTTGTTACTATTGCAGTAAATTCGGGAAGTGACTATGAAATTCATTCCTATCTTAAAGAGAGAGATTTAGATTTTGAAGTAGTTAACGATACAAACTCAGAGCTTTCTAAAATATTTAAAATTCAAGCTTATCCGACAACTTTTATCTATGATAAAAATCAAAACCTAGTTTTTAGCGAAGTTGGTTATACAAGTACATTTGGATTGTTTTTAAGAATGTGGTGGGTAGATTTTTTAAAGTAA
- a CDS encoding nitrous oxide reductase accessory protein NosL — MLKNIILAVFLIGFVGCSQKSEMPHHTHAKPKVMFQTVSEKDAILVQEGKEKYHCHLCGMNLVKFYKTGYIAEDESRKYQYCSIHCLADHLNQGVELKNPKVINVTTLKPIPVLEAYYVVGSKVRGTMSRVSKYGFGTLEAAKQFQKKHGGDIMDFNGALKEAQKDFQ; from the coding sequence ATGTTGAAAAATATAATTTTAGCTGTATTTTTAATAGGATTTGTAGGTTGTAGTCAAAAATCTGAAATGCCGCATCACACTCATGCAAAACCAAAGGTAATGTTTCAAACAGTAAGTGAAAAAGATGCGATCCTTGTACAAGAGGGAAAAGAGAAATACCATTGTCATTTATGTGGAATGAACCTTGTTAAGTTTTATAAAACAGGTTACATTGCAGAGGATGAAAGCCGTAAATACCAATATTGTTCAATCCACTGTTTAGCTGACCATTTAAATCAAGGTGTAGAGTTAAAAAATCCAAAAGTTATTAATGTAACTACTCTAAAACCTATCCCAGTTCTTGAAGCTTACTATGTTGTAGGGAGTAAAGTAAGAGGGACTATGAGTCGTGTAAGTAAATATGGTTTTGGAACTTTAGAAGCGGCAAAACAATTTCAGAAAAAACATGGTGGAGATATCATGGACTTTAACGGTGCTTTAAAAGAGGCACAAAAAGATTTTCAATAA
- a CDS encoding molybdopterin-dependent oxidoreductase → MYLESRRTFLKGAAFTVAGAAIAKGVFTTDAIAESVEESKFTNTPDSLSFYPPMEEWSDFKELDGDDWKRGGIDRHGVRSESNPDGIEVNDYTIVPTACSNCEASCGLTAWIDKKSFTVKKYMGNPLHPGSRGRNCAKGYATQSQMYDPDRIAFPLKRAPGSARGEGKWIRTTWDEAMTTIGKKMGDTLAKGDELSKKSVMFHVGRPNENGFTGKVWHTLGCDAFNSHTNICSSGGRTPTIQWANDDRTSPDWANAKLIFLNSSHAADAGHYFQQSASFIADARAKGAKLVVMDPRMSNSAGMADLWIAAWPGTEPLIYLYLTQRILNEGKVNREFVKKWMNWEVFLDNKKYLEYMVEKGYISKVPTKNDFDAFLDTIKELYTPYTLEHVSKETHVPAYKLEKLYEMFIWAGTSISSYFWRATAAGNRGGWMSGRTGYLPIALRGAIGPEGGTFFHHWHVISVAGKGGAATVGQGKRGANVPKVDVYNELTWPPEWPLSTYELSFLLPHLLTDTEWQKKWQAKGLNVPTKLSVWIPRMYNPVWINPDGFRWLEVLKDEKKMELTFNLSPTWSETNWHVDYILPVGLAGERHDQHSEATMPARWTSFRQPVMRVALEKAGWKPNNPNRATLEAHIKAGLGEVWEENEFWFDMCVNYIDPTGKLGIKKMWESKKNPGKPVTIAEWYDAAFGDNLPNLKATATSDARYKDAEYPVYEYMRDHGAWMEESKIYSAQEREIKEEGNNYIAHGKKYNKHHVHTDKRTGVMSVEHDGKKHSIGIEIDGKKMEGFATMDKKLDFFCEWLADDWKWPEYAIPFYPRTPEEKKRMEHIVSHVDHTYMTEENSYALNTVFRLPYNIHTRSANSKHLMEISQNHDPIWISTKDAKRQGFKRGDAIRVRIVDSVTGLESGHFVAMAVPTEGVLPGTLACSHHGGRWKLVNSVSIPNGVTDGKVASQPVARNMNDPQFMAAKVENAGSEAGQIKIEDYDGTSGMNSFGVPTAELVMDGKIGKLKYTQGIVPFHTERFADYNRDSGNIWWDGLSGSWQNAVAAAHPDPISGMHCWHQKVILEPAQAGDKIGDIYVNYENNFKIYQGWRDQLTRPLNEDDKLRRPQHIKRPWVPLSDKAYKVEIKA, encoded by the coding sequence ATGTATTTAGAAAGTAGAAGAACATTTTTAAAAGGTGCTGCATTTACAGTTGCTGGTGCTGCTATTGCAAAGGGTGTTTTTACAACTGATGCTATCGCTGAATCTGTTGAAGAGAGCAAATTTACTAATACTCCAGATTCATTATCATTCTATCCTCCAATGGAAGAGTGGTCTGATTTTAAAGAGTTAGATGGTGACGACTGGAAACGTGGTGGTATTGACCGTCACGGTGTAAGAAGTGAATCAAACCCGGACGGTATTGAAGTTAATGATTATACAATCGTACCAACTGCATGTTCAAACTGTGAGGCTTCTTGTGGTTTAACTGCATGGATCGATAAAAAATCATTCACAGTTAAAAAATATATGGGTAACCCATTACACCCAGGTTCTCGTGGTAGAAACTGTGCAAAAGGTTACGCTACACAATCTCAAATGTACGATCCGGATCGTATAGCATTCCCATTAAAGCGTGCTCCAGGTTCTGCTCGTGGTGAAGGTAAATGGATCCGTACTACATGGGATGAAGCTATGACTACTATCGGTAAGAAGATGGGAGATACATTAGCTAAAGGTGACGAATTATCTAAAAAATCTGTAATGTTCCACGTTGGTCGTCCAAATGAGAACGGATTTACTGGTAAAGTATGGCATACACTTGGTTGTGATGCATTTAACTCACATACAAACATCTGTTCATCAGGTGGACGTACACCAACAATTCAATGGGCAAATGACGATAGAACATCTCCGGATTGGGCTAACGCTAAGTTAATTTTCCTTAACTCTTCTCACGCTGCTGATGCTGGTCACTATTTCCAACAGTCAGCTTCATTTATTGCTGATGCAAGAGCTAAAGGTGCAAAACTTGTAGTTATGGATCCACGTATGTCTAACTCTGCTGGTATGGCAGATCTTTGGATTGCTGCATGGCCTGGTACTGAGCCTTTAATCTATCTATACTTAACGCAGAGAATCCTTAACGAAGGTAAAGTAAACCGTGAATTCGTTAAAAAATGGATGAACTGGGAAGTATTCCTAGATAACAAAAAATACTTAGAGTATATGGTAGAAAAAGGGTATATCTCTAAAGTACCTACGAAAAATGATTTCGATGCATTCTTAGATACTATTAAAGAGCTTTATACACCATATACATTAGAGCACGTTTCAAAAGAAACTCACGTTCCTGCATATAAACTAGAAAAACTATATGAGATGTTTATCTGGGCTGGTACTTCAATCTCTTCTTACTTCTGGCGTGCAACTGCTGCTGGTAACCGTGGTGGTTGGATGAGTGGTAGAACAGGTTATTTACCAATCGCTCTTCGTGGTGCTATCGGTCCTGAGGGTGGTACATTCTTCCACCACTGGCACGTTATTTCTGTTGCTGGTAAAGGTGGAGCTGCTACAGTTGGTCAAGGTAAACGTGGTGCTAACGTACCTAAAGTTGATGTTTATAACGAACTGACTTGGCCGCCGGAATGGCCATTATCAACTTACGAGTTATCATTCTTACTACCACACCTCCTAACGGATACAGAGTGGCAAAAGAAATGGCAAGCTAAAGGACTTAATGTTCCAACTAAGCTTTCTGTATGGATCCCTCGTATGTATAACCCGGTATGGATTAACCCGGATGGTTTCAGATGGTTAGAAGTTCTTAAAGATGAAAAGAAAATGGAGCTTACTTTCAACCTTTCACCAACTTGGTCTGAGACAAACTGGCATGTTGACTACATCTTACCAGTTGGTTTAGCTGGTGAGCGTCACGATCAACACTCTGAAGCTACAATGCCTGCGCGTTGGACTTCATTCCGTCAGCCGGTTATGAGAGTTGCATTAGAAAAAGCTGGTTGGAAACCTAACAACCCTAACCGTGCTACACTTGAAGCACACATTAAAGCTGGTCTTGGTGAAGTTTGGGAAGAGAATGAATTCTGGTTCGATATGTGTGTTAACTACATCGATCCAACTGGTAAACTTGGTATCAAGAAAATGTGGGAATCTAAAAAGAACCCTGGTAAACCAGTTACAATTGCTGAGTGGTATGATGCAGCATTTGGTGATAACTTACCAAATCTTAAAGCAACAGCTACATCTGATGCAAGATACAAAGATGCTGAATACCCAGTTTATGAGTATATGAGAGATCACGGTGCTTGGATGGAAGAGAGTAAAATCTACTCTGCACAAGAGCGTGAGATCAAAGAAGAGGGTAACAACTATATCGCTCACGGTAAAAAATATAACAAACATCACGTACACACTGATAAACGTACAGGTGTTATGTCTGTTGAGCATGATGGTAAAAAACACTCTATCGGTATCGAAATTGACGGTAAGAAAATGGAAGGTTTCGCAACAATGGATAAGAAACTTGACTTCTTCTGTGAGTGGTTAGCTGACGATTGGAAATGGCCGGAATATGCGATTCCATTCTATCCGAGAACACCGGAAGAGAAAAAAAGAATGGAACACATCGTATCTCATGTAGACCATACTTATATGACTGAAGAGAACTCGTATGCGTTAAATACTGTATTCCGTTTACCGTATAACATCCATACACGTTCTGCGAATTCTAAACACTTAATGGAGATCTCGCAAAACCACGATCCAATTTGGATCTCAACTAAAGATGCTAAGCGTCAAGGTTTCAAACGTGGTGATGCTATTCGTGTTAGAATCGTGGATTCTGTAACTGGTTTAGAGTCTGGTCACTTTGTAGCTATGGCAGTTCCAACTGAAGGTGTATTACCAGGTACTTTAGCTTGTTCACACCACGGTGGTAGATGGAAGCTTGTTAACTCTGTAAGTATCCCTAACGGTGTTACTGATGGTAAAGTAGCGTCTCAACCGGTAGCACGTAATATGAACGATCCTCAGTTCATGGCTGCTAAAGTTGAAAATGCAGGTTCTGAAGCTGGTCAAATTAAGATCGAAGATTATGATGGTACAAGTGGTATGAACAGCTTTGGTGTTCCAACTGCTGAACTTGTAATGGATGGAAAAATCGGTAAGTTAAAATATACTCAAGGTATTGTTCCATTCCATACAGAGCGTTTTGCTGATTATAACCGTGATAGCGGAAATATCTGGTGGGATGGTCTAAGTGGTTCTTGGCAAAATGCTGTAGCTGCTGCGCATCCGGATCCAATTTCTGGTATGCATTGTTGGCACCAAAAAGTTATTTTAGAACCTGCACAAGCTGGTGACAAAATAGGTGACATCTATGTTAACTATGAAAATAACTTCAAAATTTACCAAGGATGGAGAGACCAACTTACTCGTCCACTAAATGAAGATGACAAGTTACGTCGTCCACAACACATTAAGCGTCCATGGGTTCCACTATCGGATAAAGCTTATAAAGTAGAGATAAAAGCGTAA
- a CDS encoding putative metalloprotease CJM1_0395 family protein, producing the protein MQIGSNNSYSIGTNVYQQPQGTNKEENKESSTQKDSQSSNTQQKLEPSEQQQVNKLQARDTEVRAHESAHKAAGGGLAGSASFSYQKGPDGKMYAIGGEVPISFKEGSTPQETITNARQVVAAAMAPANPSPQDYSVASSARMVEMQAQQELIKEMQDKLNAKESYGENRSPQEQENTSNLDIAI; encoded by the coding sequence ATGCAGATAGGTTCAAATAACTCTTATTCAATTGGTACAAATGTTTATCAGCAACCTCAAGGTACAAATAAAGAGGAAAATAAAGAATCATCTACGCAAAAAGACTCACAATCATCAAACACACAACAGAAGCTAGAACCTTCAGAGCAACAACAAGTTAACAAGCTCCAAGCAAGAGATACTGAAGTACGTGCACATGAATCTGCACATAAAGCTGCCGGCGGTGGACTTGCAGGTTCAGCATCCTTTTCATATCAAAAAGGACCTGATGGCAAAATGTATGCTATAGGTGGTGAAGTTCCAATCTCTTTTAAAGAGGGGTCTACTCCGCAAGAAACGATTACAAATGCCAGACAAGTGGTAGCAGCTGCAATGGCACCTGCAAATCCAAGTCCTCAAGACTACTCTGTAGCATCTTCTGCACGAATGGTTGAGATGCAAGCACAACAAGAACTTATTAAAGAGATGCAAGATAAACTAAATGCCAAAGAGAGTTACGGCGAAAACAGATCCCCTCAAGAACAAGAAAATACTTCAAATTTAGATATTGCTATATAA
- the nrfD gene encoding NrfD/PsrC family molybdoenzyme membrane anchor subunit has product MVHETLAATNAVVTLDVALPDIFWGWYVTMNMWAKSIGTGLIFMLFLLMKKNASEMEGLRTSTLIVSFVFMNIFLLFTWLDLHQMWRMWHIFFYPHWTSAITVGAWMATLFVGLEFLMIVVMLLRNNTAAFDKLLFWVTLLAIPVTLYTAGIMAEATARELWQMPTESAQMILAATLSGSAAMILIGGSKLSDETRTFFGSVLGLSALMAFIIYMSEYIFGAMKAEEVAAILEYVKGHGEYATMFWIGQWVAYILPMLLVALSRVKNSTAMLNLAAILAIAGLWVVKHVWLVIPQLLPLS; this is encoded by the coding sequence ATGGTACATGAAACATTAGCAGCTACAAATGCTGTAGTAACTTTGGACGTAGCTTTACCGGATATCTTTTGGGGTTGGTATGTTACTATGAATATGTGGGCGAAAAGTATTGGTACTGGTTTAATCTTTATGCTTTTCCTATTAATGAAGAAAAATGCAAGTGAGATGGAAGGTTTAAGAACTTCTACACTTATCGTATCGTTCGTATTTATGAACATCTTCTTACTGTTTACTTGGTTAGACCTTCACCAAATGTGGAGAATGTGGCATATTTTCTTTTATCCACACTGGACTTCTGCAATTACAGTTGGTGCATGGATGGCTACACTATTTGTTGGTTTAGAGTTCTTAATGATCGTTGTTATGTTACTAAGAAACAATACTGCAGCATTTGATAAATTATTATTCTGGGTAACTTTACTTGCTATCCCTGTTACACTTTATACTGCGGGTATTATGGCAGAAGCTACTGCTCGTGAACTATGGCAAATGCCGACGGAATCTGCACAAATGATTTTAGCAGCTACACTATCTGGTTCTGCAGCTATGATCTTAATCGGTGGTTCTAAATTAAGTGATGAAACAAGAACATTCTTTGGTTCAGTACTTGGTTTAAGTGCATTAATGGCATTTATCATCTATATGTCAGAGTATATCTTCGGTGCAATGAAAGCTGAAGAGGTTGCTGCGATCTTAGAATATGTAAAAGGTCACGGTGAATATGCAACTATGTTCTGGATTGGACAATGGGTAGCATATATCTTACCAATGTTACTTGTAGCATTAAGTAGAGTGAAAAACTCAACTGCTATGTTAAATTTAGCAGCAATTTTAGCAATCGCTGGTTTATGGGTTGTTAAACACGTTTGGTTAGTAATACCACAATTATTACCGTTAAGTTAG
- the grpE gene encoding nucleotide exchange factor GrpE codes for MSEEKKDTQNEELEETLEELNEEAEADAQAVDNELDLLQNELTTLKDKYARVHADFENIKKRLEREKYTAVEYANEKFAKDIIPVIDSLEGALKSVATDGDKAELFDKLKEGIELTHKQFLTSLEKHGVTMVSHDEPFDPNIHNAIQSTDSDEVESGQIVQTFQTGYKYKERPLREAMVVVAN; via the coding sequence ATGTCTGAAGAAAAAAAAGATACACAAAATGAAGAACTAGAAGAGACTCTAGAAGAATTAAACGAAGAAGCAGAGGCTGATGCCCAAGCTGTTGATAATGAACTAGATCTTTTACAAAATGAATTAACAACATTAAAAGATAAATATGCACGTGTTCATGCAGATTTTGAGAATATCAAAAAAAGACTTGAACGTGAAAAATATACAGCTGTAGAATATGCAAACGAAAAATTTGCAAAAGATATCATTCCTGTTATAGACTCATTAGAGGGTGCTTTAAAATCAGTTGCTACTGATGGTGATAAGGCAGAACTTTTTGATAAACTAAAAGAGGGAATTGAATTAACACACAAGCAATTTTTAACATCCCTAGAAAAGCACGGTGTAACAATGGTATCTCATGATGAACCGTTTGATCCGAATATTCACAATGCTATCCAAAGTACAGATAGCGATGAAGTTGAAAGTGGACAAATTGTTCAAACTTTCCAAACAGGTTACAAATATAAAGAGCGTCCATTACGTGAAGCAATGGTGGTAGTGGCGAATTAA